A region from the Triticum aestivum cultivar Chinese Spring chromosome 3D, IWGSC CS RefSeq v2.1, whole genome shotgun sequence genome encodes:
- the LOC123073593 gene encoding putative serine/threonine-protein kinase-like protein CCR3: protein MALAVVGDAAAVTQLIGQAIGLVAMIIRAVKTAHQNRLECQHLACSVSTVDGVLSNLPRDQEMAPPLKVLNNTLEEAHRMVIACQNRGAVSQFFGSRRHADCFNQVNNRITSDIVILNLSLNSYMARQHFNQVLHPNHIGTPTATIAMAPWPGFSSGSLQTQLVVVSQPQVSSISSDNPRALTWSEIAAATSFAVELGRGNSGRVYKGRLQFQFHFHHGTEVAVKVLEKHRRQGMEDAFMAESNILSGLRHDHIVRVLGWCAEQEYRMLVYEHMGNGTFRDHLQHLGGGPSSSPVTTSWEKRVEVLLGVARAIHYLHRGADPLVIHRNVSSSNILLDANWTPRLSGFGSAVFQAAGVEEHGGQLVEEVVGTPGYIDPEYSGTHRVSTASDVYSFGVVVLEALTGRPPDIYGVTLGLLVDSVLPSVHNGKLRDVLDGHPALQPTSRQLEALDLVAYTASRCLCPRGQNRRLAMSDVVANLHRALQIIRSN from the coding sequence ATGGCGTTGGCGGTCGTGGGGGATGCGGCCGCGGTAACACAGCTCATCGGGCAGGCGATCGGGCTCGTCGCCATGATCATCCGGGCGGTGAAGACGGCCCACCAGAACAGGCTCGAGTGTCAGCACCTCGCTTGCAGTGTGTCCACGGTCGACGGGGTGCTGTCTAACCTGCCGCGGGACCAGGAGATGGCGCCGCCGCTCAAGGTGCTGAACAACACGCTTGAGGAGGCGCACCGCATGGTCATCGCCTGCCAGAACCGGGGCGCCGTCAGCCAGTTCTTCGGATCCCGCCGCCACGCCGATTGTTTCAATCAAGTCAACAACAGGATTACGTCCGATATCGTCATCCTCAACCTCAGCCTAAACAGCTACATGGCCCGGCAACACTTCAACCAAGTCCTTCATCCCAATCACATCGGCACACCGACTGCCACAATAGCCATGGCGCCGTGGCCAGGCTTCAGCTCTGGCTCCCTGCAGACTCAACTGGTGGTGGTGTCGCAGCCGCAGGTAAGCTCGATCTCCTCCGATAACCCCAGGGCGCTCACGTGGTCGGAAATTGCAGCGGCGACCAGCTTTGCCGTCGAGCTCGGCCGAGGCAACTCGGGGAGGGTATACAAGGGCCGTCTCCAGTTCCAGTTCCACTTCCACCACGGCACGGAGGTGGCCGTGAAGGTGCTGGAAAAGCACAGGCGGCAGGGCATGGAGGACGCGTTCATGGCGGAGAGCAACATCCTTTCCGGCCTCCGGCACGACCACATCGTCCGCGTCCTCGGCTGGTGCGCGGAGCAGGAGTACCGCATGCTGGTCTACGAGCATATGGGCAACGGCACGTTTAGAGACCACCTGCAGCATTTGGGCGGTGGCCCTAGCTCGTCGCCCGTGACGACGTCCTGGGAGAAGCGCGTGGAGGTGCTGCTGGGCGTGGCCCGGGCCATCCACTACCTGCACCGCGGCGCGGATCCGCTGGTCATCCATCGCAACGTCAGCTCGTCCAACATCCTCCTTGACGCCAACTGGACACCGCGCCTGTCCGGCTTCGGCTCAGCGGTGTTTCAAGCGGCGGGTGTGGAGGAGCACGGCGGCCAGCTCGTGGAGGAGGTCGTCGGCACGCCCGGGTACATAGACCCGGAGTACAGCGGCACGCACCGCGTGAGCACGGCGAGCGATGTGTACAGCTTCGGGGTGGTGGTGCTGGAGGCGCTGACGGGGAGGCCGCCGGACATCTACGGCGTCACGCTCGGCCTCCTCGTGGACTCCGTGCTCCCGAGCGTACACAACGGAAAGCTGCGGGATGTGCTGGATGGCCACCCGGCGCTGCAGCCGACGTCACGTCAGCTGGAGGCGCTGGATCTCGTGGCATACACGGCGAGCCGCTGCCTGTGCCCGCGCGGGCAGAACCGGCGCCTGGCCATGTCTGATGTCGTGGCCAACCTCCACAGGGCGCTCCAGATCATACGCAGCAATTAG